The Pecten maximus chromosome 12, xPecMax1.1, whole genome shotgun sequence genome includes a region encoding these proteins:
- the LOC117338866 gene encoding uncharacterized protein PB18E9.04c-like — protein sequence MSTTGTPITTSGSSMSTTGTPITTTSSSMSTTGTPITTTGSSMSTTGTPITTTGSSMSTTGTSITITGSSMSTTGTLLTNTGSSMSTTGTPITTTGSSMSTTGAPITMTGSSMSTTGTPLTTSGSSMSTTGTPITTTGSSMSTTGTPITTSGSSMSTTGTPITTTDSSMSTTGTPITNTGSSMSTTGTPLTTTASSMSTTETPITNTGSSMSTTGTPITTTGSSMSTTGTPITNTGSSMSTTGTPLTTSGLSMSTRGTPITTTGSSMSTTGSPITSTGSSMSTTGTTITTNVHPCRQQEHR from the exons atgtcgacaacaggaacaccgaTAACAACTtctggttcatccatgtcgacaacaggaacacctaTAACAACTACTagttcatccatgtcgacaacaggaacaccgaTAACAACTACGGGCTCATCTATGTCGACAACGGGAACACCAATTACAACaactggttcatccatgtcgacaacaggaacatCAATAACAATTACTGGTTCATctatgtcgacaacaggaacactCTTAACAAAtactggttcatccatgtcgacaacaggaacacccataacaactactggttcatccatgtcaACAACAGGAGCACCCATAACAATgactggttcatccatgtcgacaacggGCACACCCTTGACAActtcaggatcatctatgtcgacaacaggaacacctataacaactactggttcatctatgtcgacaacaggaaccCCCATAACAACTAgtggttcatccatgtcgacaacaggaacgCCCATAACAACTACGGactcatccatgtcgacaacggGAACACCAATAACAAATACTGGTTCATctatgtcgacaacaggaacaccctTAACAACTACTGCTTCATCTATGTCGACAACAGAAACACCCATAACAAAtactggttcatccatgtcgacaacaggaacacccataacaactactggttcatccatgtcaACAACAGGAACACCCATAACAAAtactggttcatccatgtcgacaacggGCACACCATTGACAACTTCAGGATTATCTATGTCGACAAGAGGAACACCTATAACAACTACgggttcatccatgtcgacaacaggatCACCTATAACATctactggttcatccatgtcaACAACGGGAACTACAATTACAACTAATG ttcatccatgtcgacaacaggaacaccgaTAA